In Picosynechococcus sp. PCC 7002, the following are encoded in one genomic region:
- a CDS encoding sigma 54-interacting transcriptional regulator: protein MTIQERLIWLQERTSLGCLSLETLGAIATALQRQTLPPQQTLSEIDQHPQGLYILISGEVISHNSAAAPETNPLTRGSTINLRPLLLNEASQEAIATVTATEMWFMPRQQWQDLIQNYPEITQAFSQDLAQELAEVAQALQQEQQQQEILRPYLVTKAKRGVVGKSRYAKRLRQQIREAGTHDRSIYIFGEPGLEKDNLAALIHYGSPRRRQPIIKIDCSILQKSGAELFGRTDGKKGLLAWLGKGTLILNKIEELPPELIDKVATLIETQTYTPISRPGDPEPVPQQTAAKLVAIAERQLPAVARHFSETIKVPPLRVRKADLAAQVEYYTSLFCRAKGLDKPTLTPEALRRLQSYDFPNNIRELQNLVERAIVQSDQGSMLTEEIFWSAQGKQKRFRLNLLNAYPAFRRFLRSPWWPDRINYGFTAIAFPLIIAVLFLAPQTRDQNFALNFFWAWWWPLVLLAFPFVGRLWCAVCPFMIYGEITQKITTELLKRDLKPWPRQQAEKWGGWFLFGLFALIFLWEELWDLQNTAYLSAWLLIIITAGAMICSAIFERRFWCRYLCPIGGMNGLFAKLSMTELRAQQGTCSAECSTYQCYKGGPQKGEGLETAGCPLYSHPAQLEDNRDCVLCMTCLKACPHRSVAVNLRPPAIELWTTHRPRTYEVALLLLLLGGIFLHRLPEINQILGLNLDLSQFWPHLGLAIAALGVPAGVVLLTGAVVQFLNSPPKAKPFLQLAYGYLPLVLGGSLAHYLRLGLGEAGQILPVTMATFGLQGSTLPIVVAHPAVIAFLQGSTLVFGTLCTFVLTKKMSKQSWRSLLPQYLTSLGLAWAMAQIIVGL, encoded by the coding sequence ATGACCATCCAGGAACGTTTGATTTGGTTGCAGGAGCGCACCAGCCTCGGTTGTCTGTCGCTGGAAACCCTAGGGGCGATCGCCACGGCACTCCAAAGGCAAACCCTCCCTCCCCAACAGACCCTCAGCGAGATCGACCAACATCCCCAAGGTTTATACATTTTGATTTCCGGGGAGGTGATCAGCCACAACAGCGCGGCTGCACCAGAGACCAACCCCCTAACCAGAGGCAGTACGATCAATCTGCGGCCTTTACTCCTTAATGAAGCTTCCCAAGAGGCGATCGCCACCGTCACCGCCACAGAAATGTGGTTTATGCCGCGCCAACAGTGGCAAGACCTGATCCAAAACTATCCTGAAATTACCCAGGCCTTTTCCCAGGATCTCGCCCAGGAGCTGGCAGAAGTCGCCCAAGCCCTCCAACAGGAACAGCAACAACAGGAAATTTTGCGCCCCTACCTCGTCACCAAAGCGAAACGGGGGGTTGTGGGGAAAAGTCGCTACGCTAAACGCCTGCGGCAACAAATTCGTGAGGCGGGTACTCATGATCGATCCATTTACATTTTTGGGGAACCGGGTTTAGAAAAAGATAATTTAGCCGCCCTGATCCACTACGGTTCGCCCCGACGCCGACAGCCGATTATTAAAATCGATTGCAGTATTCTCCAAAAAAGTGGTGCTGAACTCTTTGGCCGCACCGATGGCAAAAAAGGTCTCTTGGCATGGCTGGGAAAAGGCACCCTAATTCTCAACAAAATTGAAGAATTGCCCCCGGAACTGATCGATAAAGTCGCCACGTTAATCGAAACCCAGACCTATACCCCCATCAGTCGCCCCGGTGATCCAGAACCTGTCCCCCAACAAACGGCGGCAAAATTGGTGGCGATCGCCGAACGACAACTTCCTGCTGTGGCCCGCCATTTTTCCGAAACGATCAAGGTGCCACCGCTGCGGGTTCGCAAAGCAGATCTAGCGGCCCAGGTGGAATATTACACCAGCTTATTTTGCCGGGCGAAGGGCCTCGATAAACCGACCCTCACCCCCGAAGCCCTCCGTCGTCTCCAGTCCTACGACTTTCCGAACAATATCCGCGAGTTGCAAAACTTGGTAGAACGGGCCATTGTCCAATCGGATCAGGGGTCGATGCTCACCGAAGAAATTTTTTGGTCAGCCCAGGGGAAACAAAAACGATTTCGCCTCAATTTACTCAATGCCTACCCTGCCTTCCGGCGTTTTCTCCGGAGCCCTTGGTGGCCCGACCGCATTAACTATGGTTTTACGGCGATCGCCTTTCCATTAATTATTGCTGTTCTATTTCTCGCCCCCCAAACCCGCGACCAAAACTTTGCGTTGAATTTCTTTTGGGCTTGGTGGTGGCCCCTGGTGCTTCTCGCTTTTCCCTTTGTCGGTCGTCTTTGGTGTGCCGTTTGTCCGTTTATGATCTACGGGGAAATTACCCAGAAAATCACCACCGAACTCCTAAAGCGCGACCTCAAACCCTGGCCGCGTCAGCAGGCAGAAAAATGGGGCGGTTGGTTTCTCTTTGGCTTATTTGCCCTGATTTTCCTCTGGGAAGAACTGTGGGATTTACAAAATACGGCTTATCTTTCGGCTTGGTTGCTGATTATTATTACTGCCGGGGCGATGATCTGCTCGGCGATCTTTGAGCGGCGGTTTTGGTGTCGCTATCTTTGTCCCATCGGCGGCATGAATGGCCTCTTTGCGAAACTCTCGATGACGGAGTTGCGGGCGCAACAGGGCACTTGTTCGGCGGAATGTAGCACCTATCAATGCTATAAAGGCGGCCCCCAAAAGGGTGAAGGCTTAGAAACAGCAGGCTGTCCCCTCTATTCCCACCCGGCCCAACTGGAGGACAACCGCGATTGTGTACTGTGCATGACCTGTCTTAAGGCTTGTCCCCATCGATCAGTAGCGGTAAATCTACGCCCCCCAGCCATTGAACTGTGGACAACCCACCGCCCCCGCACCTATGAAGTCGCTCTTTTACTATTACTCCTGGGGGGAATCTTTCTCCATCGGCTGCCAGAAATTAACCAAATCCTGGGTTTAAATTTAGACCTCAGTCAATTTTGGCCCCACCTGGGATTGGCGATCGCCGCCTTGGGAGTACCCGCTGGAGTAGTCCTATTAACAGGGGCTGTGGTGCAATTTTTAAACTCTCCCCCCAAGGCAAAACCCTTTTTACAACTGGCCTATGGTTATCTACCCTTGGTTTTGGGGGGGAGCCTCGCCCATTATCTCCGTCTCGGTTTAGGGGAAGCCGGTCAAATTTTACCCGTAACCATGGCCACCTTCGGTCTCCAGGGCAGCACCTTGCCGATTGTTGTCGCCCATCCCGCCGTGATTGCCTTTCTCCAGGGTTCAACCCTCGTCTTCGGGACGCTCTGTACTTTTGTGCTCACGAAAAAAATGAGTAAACAATCCTGGCGATCGCTGTTGCCCCAGTACCTAACAAGTCTCGGTCTCGCCTGGGCGATGGCTCAGATTATTGTCGGTTTGTAA
- a CDS encoding chlorophyll a/b-binding protein, which yields MATGYTSNEFGQLNSFAIEPEVYVDTEHTAGWTAYAEKLNGRLAMIGFVALIATELIGGDTLINLLFQL from the coding sequence ATGGCTACTGGTTATACTTCCAACGAATTCGGTCAACTCAACAGCTTTGCAATCGAGCCTGAAGTCTACGTTGATACAGAACATACCGCCGGCTGGACAGCCTACGCCGAAAAGTTAAATGGCCGCCTGGCAATGATTGGTTTTGTGGCGCTCATCGCAACGGAATTGATTGGTGGCGATACCCTGATCAATCTCTTGTTCCAACTCTAA
- the pgr5 gene encoding cyclic electron transport protein PGR5: MFGSLVILIRKVMGTARFNKTRGKVIGLHCKTITNFCNTVGLDAKTRQNLIRLAKSNGHRLGFMA; this comes from the coding sequence ATGTTTGGTTCCCTGGTTATCTTGATTCGCAAAGTCATGGGTACAGCCCGTTTTAACAAAACTCGTGGTAAGGTCATTGGTCTTCATTGCAAGACAATCACCAACTTTTGCAACACCGTCGGCCTCGACGCAAAAACGCGACAAAATCTAATTCGCCTCGCGAAATCCAATGGCCACCGCCTAGGTTTCATGGCCTAA
- a CDS encoding DUF1176 domain-containing protein, with the protein MQKFYYYTLPATAFVFSAIAAYQFFGNRTTASIQPSPPQPGFGAVLKQTPTEPEPSLPTPEPGITPPIPVAIARTVTGSEKASIFQRVVDQQASLGLCLDNDNLAANLDDAAVYQQGEDQYLVSVLCFMAAYQGAYEFVYVDGETITHSRLALAGFPTFDPETSVLSNGYKFNGAGTCLEDSEYYWDGYSLRLVSASLIDGVPNGCADLGVRSPSADYLITAEGVGPARLGMTFREFKAQLPEAATLEAVPLGVDLPTGWQVNLYGAAQFVVAFDGDSGDNLPGDQDKIIRIMVDNPSYRTAAGVGPGTLLSEAIAAYGPATLSYSTENESRELIQFADSPFNTDQTSWLFFRSNQWTLSDYAGIYPDRQDSYQTTTQYEDHAAIGSIWLTQY; encoded by the coding sequence ATGCAAAAATTTTACTATTACACCCTCCCCGCCACGGCCTTTGTTTTCAGTGCGATCGCCGCCTATCAGTTTTTTGGGAACCGCACCACCGCCAGTATTCAGCCCTCGCCGCCCCAACCGGGCTTTGGTGCTGTTTTAAAACAAACCCCAACTGAACCTGAGCCGAGTCTTCCTACCCCAGAGCCAGGGATCACTCCACCAATCCCCGTGGCGATCGCCCGCACGGTGACTGGATCGGAAAAAGCCAGTATTTTTCAGCGGGTGGTGGATCAGCAAGCCAGCCTTGGCCTCTGCCTGGACAACGATAATTTGGCTGCGAATCTCGATGATGCGGCGGTGTATCAACAGGGCGAAGATCAATATTTGGTGAGTGTGCTGTGCTTTATGGCGGCCTACCAAGGAGCCTATGAGTTTGTTTATGTTGACGGTGAAACCATCACCCATTCCCGCTTGGCCCTCGCTGGCTTTCCCACCTTTGACCCAGAAACTAGCGTTCTCAGCAATGGCTATAAATTTAACGGCGCAGGAACTTGCCTAGAGGACTCTGAATATTATTGGGATGGCTATAGCCTGCGGCTTGTCTCTGCTAGTTTGATCGATGGCGTCCCCAATGGCTGTGCGGATCTCGGCGTGCGATCGCCCAGTGCAGATTATCTAATTACCGCCGAGGGGGTCGGGCCTGCCCGTCTAGGAATGACTTTTAGAGAGTTCAAAGCCCAACTTCCCGAAGCGGCCACCTTGGAAGCCGTGCCTTTGGGGGTTGATCTGCCCACCGGCTGGCAAGTAAATCTCTATGGCGCAGCCCAGTTTGTGGTGGCCTTTGATGGGGACAGTGGTGACAATCTCCCCGGTGACCAGGACAAAATTATTCGGATTATGGTGGACAATCCCAGCTACCGTACCGCGGCAGGAGTTGGCCCTGGCACTCTCCTATCCGAGGCGATCGCCGCCTATGGCCCTGCAACCCTCAGCTACAGCACAGAAAATGAAAGTCGAGAATTGATTCAATTTGCCGACTCCCCTTTCAACACTGACCAAACATCCTGGCTCTTTTTCCGCTCGAATCAATGGACCCTAAGCGATTACGCAGGTATTTATCCTGATCGCCAAGACAGCTATCAAACGACCACCCAATACGAAGACCATGCCGCCATCGGCTCCATTTGGCTGACCCAATATTGA